The DNA segment GCTGGCCCGGACGAAACGTTTCATAGCCGAAGAAATGTTTCAGCGCTTGTTCTAGTGAGGAGAATTGAGTTGGTGTGGCTAGGAGGTTCGCTGACATTGATTCCATCTTGGCTACCCATTGCCTCGCTACCCCGCTGATGGCGATCGCAGGTGCAGAGGAGAGAACTTGGTGAGAACTTGAAGGGGCGATCGCGGGTGAGTGCGGCTCCAGAGACTCTTTAGCTTACCAAAATCTCGGTGGTCGTCTTGCAGCCAATTGGCGGTAGTTGCCAGCCCCTGAGATAGTCTAGAAGAGTTGTGAGTCTTGGCCTGCCTCTTCATAGAGAATCGCCTGCTACAATCTGCTACGCCTGCTAATTGAACCAGATGAAGATACTTTGCCTAAGTAACGGTCACGGAGAAGATGCGATCGCGGTGCGGATCTTGCAAGCCTTGCAGCAACAGCCGCAAGCACCAGAAATTCCCGCTCTACCTCTCGTCGGCAAAGGTCAAGCCTACATCAACCACAATATTGCGATCGTTGGTCCCGTCAAACCCATGCCTTCCGGTGGCTTTGTCTATATGGATGGTCGCCAATTGGTACGGGACGTCAAAGGCGGCTTGCTGCAACTGACGCTAGCGCAGATCAAAATCGTGAAAACTTGGGCGAAAGAAGGAGGAGTCATTCTAGCGGTGGGTGACATTGTGCCGCTGTTATTCGCTTGGCTGAGTGGTGCTCCCTACGCTTTTGTGGGCACGGCCAAGTCAGAATATTATCTGCGCGATGAAGTAGGCCCACTGCCCCGGAATTCCTGGTTTGAGAAAATGGAAGCTTGGTCAGGCTCGGTTTATTTGCCTTGGGAACGTTGGCTGATGAGCCGCCCTAAATGCCGAGCGGTTTTCCCGAGAGACAACCTAACTACTGCTGGGCTAAAGCGTTGGTCAATTCCTGCTTTCGACCTCGGCAACCCGATGATGGACAGCTTGGAGCCTAGTGCCGCCGCGATCGCTACCAAAAGCCAAGAAAACCCACCCCTGACCATTGCCCTGTTGCCCGGTTCTCGGCCCCCCGAAGCCTACGCCAACTGGCACC comes from the Trichocoleus sp. FACHB-46 genome and includes:
- a CDS encoding lipid-A-disaccharide synthase-related protein is translated as MKILCLSNGHGEDAIAVRILQALQQQPQAPEIPALPLVGKGQAYINHNIAIVGPVKPMPSGGFVYMDGRQLVRDVKGGLLQLTLAQIKIVKTWAKEGGVILAVGDIVPLLFAWLSGAPYAFVGTAKSEYYLRDEVGPLPRNSWFEKMEAWSGSVYLPWERWLMSRPKCRAVFPRDNLTTAGLKRWSIPAFDLGNPMMDSLEPSAAAIATKSQENPPLTIALLPGSRPPEAYANWHQIIQAIARILETFPNRPLLFLGAIAPGLDLDKLREPLEAQAWRLSITNHIFSSDPTALRFTQRKATLVLTQQAFNDCLHLADLAIAMAGTATEQFVGLGKPAITLPGQGPQFTPAFAEAQTRLLGCSITLVQQPAQVPKAIEALLSNPDRLQIIADNGQHRMGAPGAAQRIATQLIQQFGKLHV